In Apodemus sylvaticus chromosome 7, mApoSyl1.1, whole genome shotgun sequence, the sequence CTGCCTGTCACACTACGTAATGAGATGGGCACTCTTCCTCTCTACTCTGAAGATCCTTCCAGCTTCCTGCATCTGCCatgctctctgctctctttttGCTGTTCATTTGGCCCAGGCTATCCTCCATGCCATGCTtctcctgcaaaaaaaaaaacatattacaGCACTCTAACTGCACATCCTCCACATATTACCATCTTCCTCCCCTAAATCATGAACTCCATGAGGATGGGACTTACTTTGTTTATTAATGTTCTTTACAATGGTTGTGTACCATGTTCAACACATAGCAACTTCAAAATAAGTATTTGAATTAGTGCatgaatcaatgaatgaatggTTGAACCAAAAAGAAACAGATTAGAATTGCTGGTGCCTATGGGCTGAACTTCAGTCAGCATCTAGAAACCAGTTCTCTCCGTTCTACAGGAGATCAAGCACCATGTTTGGGACATCCAAGCCCATTTCGAGGTTCTGGGACCAAGACTTGGGGACAGCAAAGGATACTACGATGATCACAGAGcccaagaaaccaaaaaaaaaaaaggtcacacATAAAAAGAATCTTTAAAGTGAAGTTGTAATCTAACGCTAAAGACTAAGACTATTCCATGCGGAAGGTACTAGATGTCATTCCTAGCTCCTCACTGGGCTTGTTAATAGCTGCCCCATCCCTGGGAAGATGATCTACGATGTATCCTGAAACACTGGCCCTGTACATTTAGCAATCGTCCTGTGTGTTAGAAACAGAAGACATTCCTAACACACAGGTGGAGATAgtaaggaaagagaaatcatGTAGAGGTTTGCAATGTCACTCTTAACTAATTAAACCAGTATTTCAGGAGCATTGATCTGACTGCTGTTATTAAATATGACCAGGCATTTCAAGGCCAGAGTCTAagcactttgtaacttgaaacaTCATCAAACGGTTTGGAGATCTACAATAAAGTTGTCATCATAAAAGATTAAGGAGATACAGTGCCTTGATCTTAGATCTGTGCTTAGCCACTAACACCTGGTTAGTGAGGTCTCCAAGCTTCAGATCCTATGGCTGCTCATGGTGGGATGCATGCACAGAACCCCAGACAGAGGTAACATGCAGTGGACTCACCTAGGCTTTAGGGAATGCATAGAATGAGGTCCAACGTCTgaagggtatgtgtgtgtctccgtGTGCCCATTCCTCCCCTGCCCACCACACACATATCTTCTCAAACACGCACAAACATCAGTAGATCCTCAGAGGTGTTCTTCAGGGAAAGGACATTCTTTAACTGTCCATCATGGGCCCTCTAGACCGCAGAAAGTGTGGACCACACAATAAATTATTAAAGACACACATCCACATGGGTGACCTAACTCAAAGGCATCAGGGGCCATGTTTTGTCTGGAATCTCTCAAAATGCACTTTCTCAGAAGTGAATCAGTTCTTGTTGCCTCTGGATATTAGAAATGTCTGGAAATCTCCTTTCAGGAAACAATGCCCACAAGTCAGTCCAAGCATCAATGGTTGGCTCTGAACCCTCAACCCTTGCTATGTCCTAAGGCCATTTGGAGGATGCTGTGCTTTCTGTTCAGGTTGTGTCTGCTGTTTTAATTCAGACACTTAGGCTCCACCACTGAGATTTCCATTTAATTGGTCTGGAAAGAATGCATCACCAATAGCTTGAAAAAGATCTTCCCCTGCTTTATTGATTGTCTTTGAATGCAGACAGGGCTGAGAGGTTGGGTGCTGTGTATGTAGTGCTGCCATGATAGATCAGATTCTTAGCAGGAAATGCCTTTGTGGAGGGCATTATGAAACAGGGGGTTTAATATCTCCCTTTCCTGTAGTTACAACAAAACCAGCACGAATAACAGATGTGGTCTGTCTAGCATGGGATGTCCTCGCAACACGCCATGTTTGTCTTGTAAACATGTATGCAGATGtgtattttccatttttccttaCTTGAAATTGTCCTCGTGTCTAGCTCTATTTGCATTAGGACAATGACTAAATTGGAATATGCTATTCATAGGGGTGTGACTCATGCTCCAGTTTTACTCAGGGATTAACTATTCTAaatatgtacatgcagacagacatggcaaTGTGAGTAGAATATGTGTTTCTTATCCCTTTTTGGTGTGTGAgtgcatctgcatgtgtgtgtgtatctgaatgTGCTTTGTACATGCATcaatgtttgtatgtttgtgtgcctgttTGGGGGGATATATTTGTATATCtatatgcatgcacatctgtgtacatacatacatgtgaaggTAAACAATGTCAAGTGTCATTCCTCCGGTGCCTCCCACCTTTTATTAGAAAGGGAGTCTCTCATGGCATGGAACTTTGTCAAGTAGGCTAGACTAACCAGCCAGAAAGCTTTCGGGATCTgtcttccctgtctctgcctcctatctCACCATCACTGAAACTATGGGCTCACACCACTGGGTTTTCACATGGCTTTTGAggttccaaactcaggtccttgaaATTACAAGATAAGGGCTTTACCAACCAAATCTATTGACCTCCTGAGCCCATTTCTTGTGAAAGCTATGGATAAAGCACAAGACTTCAGAGGAAATCTGTAATTTTAGTGGGTACTCTGGGCTCTGACCCAACACTTCTGCAGAACGGAGTTATCCTCCCTCTGACCATAGGATTCTCGAAGGAAAGGTTTGAGAAACAATGGAATTGTCTAAGATGTGACACTCTGACTTGGCTTTCTTTCAGATCCTAGGCATCTGGAGCATCTTGGCTAATCTCAAATGCTAGAAATAATGTGCTATTTGTCACTTTGGTCCCAGCCAGGGGTCACATCGAagctaaaataaattctaaacGCTCTTTTTATGAGTGGCTTAAGTTTATTCACATGGAACTCAAAGGACTGGCAGAGACTGCCTCCTACATTTCTTCCGAAGGCTTGGATTAGTTTGATGGCAGAGAGTGAGTTGGGGGAGGTGTGTAGACACAGACCAACATCTTGTTGTTACTCCGCATCATAAGAATCCAGTTTAATTTTAACCCGGTGGTTTGAATAGTACATTTGCTAGGAAACAAAACTAAGCCTCACTGGCTGGCAAGCTTTGGGCAGCCTACAAGAATAGCATCTTTGGAAAACATGCCAAGGACCTAGTACAACGGTGTGTCGGGCATCGTGAGTGAGGGTCAGAgatgctggaggagcagagagcagcATCCTGTGTCAATAGAGCAGTGGAGGCTCGGAGCACACGGCAGTCACTCTTGGGTGTGGCATGGCCCCTCAGTATTGGTAGGATCTCACGAGGAGCCACATAAGGAGAACAGTGATCAGGACAACTGTGAAGTTGATAAACAGCTCCTGGGTAGACCGCTCCATCTTCAGAATGTCTGGGTGAGAACACCAGAAGGACTTCTGAGCGCCAACCAAGGACACTGGCTTGTCTTCACTTCCtaacagagagagacagcatgAGAGATAAGTGAATGTTCCTGGGAAATGTTCAGACtctctttaaagaaaatagaatgtTTGTGCTGACTTCccaaccctcacacacacacacacacacaaagacttatCAGTGAAATCTTGATCCCCCAATACCTAAGAATGTGACTgtgtttggagatagggtcttctAAGAGATAAGTAAGCTAATATGAGGTCACTGTCATAGGTAGCTTCAGCAGCATCAACTTGATATAAATCTAGTCGCCTGGGAAGAAGGACCCTGAGATGGTTTGAATAAGTATGAACCCTATAGACTCATGTttttaaatgcttggcccatagggaatgacactattaggaagtatggccttgttaaaAAAAGATTTGGCTTTACCGGAAGAAGTGTGTTGCTATTGGGGTGGgatttgaggtctcctatgctcaaactATACCCAGTGTGATACTGTCTCTCTTTGCTGCCTGTAGATTGAGATATAGAACTCCcagcaacctctccagcaccgtgtctgcctgcacgctgccatgttttcagccatgatgataattcactaaacctctgaaactgtaagccagccttcatgaagtgttttcttttataagagtttctgctggtcatggtgtctcttcacagaaataaaacctgaAGACAGACTCAGCTGAATAGCTGGGAGGCTGACAACTAGCTCTGGCGGGATCTAGCACCtttggcctctttgggcacctacacatgtacacataccccaacacaaacatatacatatagtttaaaataacaaaaatagatattaaataataaaactaaatcttaaaaaaaaccagaaaagtaGTTGAACAAGTCAGGGAAGTAAGTCACTAGGCAGTGTTCGTggtctctgtttctgcctccaggttcctgccttgagttactGCCATGGCTTTTCTCCATGAAGGACTATACCTGTAAGCCAAAAGTAAATCCTTTTACCCTGGGTTGCTTAGCACTGGCGTTTTACTGCATAAGGAGAAGCAAACTAGATCAGTTACTATAGCAAGCCCTGATTCCAGATGGCTGGGGTTTTAATAAGAGGAGATCAGAACACAGGCATTACAGAGGGAAGACATTGTGGAAACACAGAAACTATGGCCGTTTGTCAGGCCAAGGAGAACATCATAAAGGACACAGCCTGCCGATGCCCTGGTCTCCAACATCTGACCTCAGATTTTATTTGGAGTTAAGCCGCCACTCCTTTCTGAGGCTCCAGCCTGGCAGCTTACCCTGAAAATCTTGGACTTACTAACCTCCACAATGACACGAACCAATTTCtcaatcgagagagagagagagagagagagagagagagagagagagagcgctgcTTCTCTGAAGAGTATGGACAAACACAAGCAGCCTAGTTTCTTTTCCTGCTGACATCCCAAGACCAATATTTTTATCCTGTATTAATTACATTGTTTGgggtaagaaataaaatattgtatttttctctcttcatctTCTGCACGATGTTTAAATACACTTGTTAACTTTGCTGTTTGGAATATCTGCAGGCAGGGACACACCAAAACAGAGACAAACCTTATAGTTTAGCATTGCTCTTTCTTTGGATCGCATTTAGGAGTAGGATAACATCATCTTTCAGATTTAAAGCTGCCTTAGGTCTTCATCCAACCCTGGTGAAAGCATCAAGCAGCCCCAACAGCTGCACATCTTCGTACAAGCCTCTACTGGCACGAAGCCTGCGGAGGTCAACCAGAAGTCCCTCACACACCAGGTACTCAGTCCAAAGAACAAGTGTTAACCTCATGAGCATTTCTGTTTCAACAAGGGCTTGTGCCAGCTATTTTTAGTCAAGCTCAGGATGTGCCTAGATTGTAAACATTTCAGACAGCAGAGAGGGCATCTTCACTATGCATACAGATTGTACACGCAGGAAAGTATCCTCCAAGAGTGCAGGCGATGCTGTCAATCAGGTTACTAATTTTGGTAAAGTGGTAAAATTGACACTTGGTTTatacaatcaaaataaaattttaatcttcTGAATTTCAAGTGATTTAAGTAGATGCTATTGTTGTAAGTCAAGATTGTAGCATGGAAGAacaatttaaatggaaaaaatactGGTTTGCAAAAGGTCAAAGTTCAAAGGACCAAAGCTTTGTAGCAACTTTTGGCCTGACTGAATTAACTGTACCTGTTGCATTTGCTGTGTCATCAATAGACCAAATTATTAATTGCATAGATACTAGCAGAATAATCAGCTTTTGTTAAGTAATTGCTAGTATAATATACAGGTTCATACTAGATTGTGCTAATGAACACATtataaaatctcattttaaaatgtagtcaATTTAtggttcctttccttttcattcttaatttttgttacatttatttatgtgtgcagCTGGTGCAGGAGACACATGTGTGTCACAGTACACATGCAGAGACCAGAGAACAAGTTCCaggagttcattttctttttcagcccAGGGGACCTGGAGATCAAACTTGGGTTATCgtgcttggcagcaagtgcttttatctgTTGTACGATCTTGTCAGCCCCTTCCCTTTTAATTCTTATCTCTCTTTCAGCCCTTAGCATGATG encodes:
- the Sln gene encoding sarcolipin, with product MERSTQELFINFTVVLITVLLMWLLVRSYQY